A window of Pseudomonas monteilii contains these coding sequences:
- a CDS encoding head-tail adaptor protein, with product MRAGPLRHRCQLQEEKSTPEPGGGRRKSWAEIKAIWAEIQLPTGRVDPVANQIQNVVSAEIRVRFSRIYKNGMRLVHVSAGDTYLIEAVLPSNERDMLRLLCSNVINP from the coding sequence ATGAGGGCCGGCCCGCTTCGCCATCGTTGCCAGTTGCAGGAAGAGAAGTCCACGCCCGAGCCAGGCGGCGGAAGGCGCAAATCTTGGGCGGAGATCAAGGCCATCTGGGCAGAGATTCAGCTACCCACGGGCCGAGTCGACCCAGTCGCCAACCAGATCCAGAACGTCGTGTCTGCCGAAATCCGGGTGCGCTTTTCGCGCATCTACAAGAACGGCATGCGGCTCGTCCATGTGTCAGCTGGCGATACCTACTTGATCGAGGCTGTGTTGCCCAGCAACGAGCGAGACATGCTGCGGCTGCTTTGCTCCAACGTCATCAATCCTTGA
- a CDS encoding capsid protein — MDFEAQVKELNSSLKGIGDQIKSQAEATERQMKASGEMNAETRAKVDELLTKQGELQARLGEAEQKLVNASRGRNEPDRQKSAGEIVTAAKEMEGVDSSFRGSRRISVARAAITSAPGSGADTVPADRRYGIQAIPERRLTIRDLIAPGQTGSNSVEYVQEEGFTNNARPVAETTAKPYSDIKFKLENAPVRTLAHLFKASRQILDDAPALRSFIDARGHYGLKLAEESQLLFGNGTGANIGGIVPAAQLYAPPGGVVVAGEQRIDRIRLALLQAELAEFPADGIVLNPIDWAMIELLKDAQGRYLIGQPQGDTQPTLWRRPVVSTQAMPLDDFLVGAFGLGAQIFDRQDVEILISTENDKDFENNMVTVRAEQRLALAIYRGEAFVTGPLTGSGS, encoded by the coding sequence ATGGACTTCGAAGCTCAAGTCAAAGAACTCAACTCCAGCCTGAAGGGCATTGGCGACCAGATCAAAAGCCAAGCCGAAGCCACCGAAAGGCAGATGAAGGCGTCTGGCGAAATGAACGCCGAGACCCGTGCCAAGGTGGATGAACTGCTGACCAAGCAGGGCGAGCTGCAGGCGCGCCTGGGCGAAGCCGAGCAAAAGCTGGTGAACGCTAGCCGTGGGCGTAACGAGCCCGACCGCCAGAAGTCTGCAGGTGAAATCGTTACCGCAGCCAAGGAAATGGAGGGCGTTGACTCGTCCTTCCGCGGTTCCCGACGCATCTCGGTGGCCCGCGCCGCTATCACCTCCGCGCCCGGGTCGGGGGCTGATACCGTCCCGGCAGATCGACGCTACGGGATTCAGGCAATCCCCGAGCGACGCCTGACCATTCGCGATCTGATCGCGCCGGGTCAGACCGGGAGTAACTCGGTCGAGTACGTGCAGGAAGAAGGCTTCACCAACAACGCCCGGCCAGTTGCCGAGACGACTGCCAAGCCCTATTCCGACATCAAGTTCAAACTGGAAAATGCCCCGGTTCGCACGCTGGCGCACCTGTTCAAGGCCAGCCGCCAGATTCTCGACGACGCGCCAGCGCTGAGAAGCTTCATCGACGCCCGTGGCCATTACGGCCTGAAACTCGCGGAAGAATCCCAGCTGCTGTTCGGTAACGGTACCGGAGCGAACATCGGAGGTATCGTGCCGGCCGCCCAGCTCTATGCGCCTCCTGGTGGTGTGGTAGTAGCGGGTGAGCAGCGCATCGACCGCATTCGCCTGGCCCTGCTGCAGGCAGAACTCGCCGAGTTCCCAGCAGACGGTATCGTCCTCAATCCGATCGACTGGGCCATGATCGAGTTGCTGAAGGATGCACAGGGCCGCTATCTCATCGGCCAACCACAGGGCGATACCCAGCCAACCCTGTGGCGCCGGCCTGTTGTATCCACTCAAGCCATGCCGCTCGACGACTTCCTCGTCGGGGCATTTGGCCTGGGTGCGCAGATCTTCGACCGCCAGGACGTTGAAATCCTGATCTCCACCGAGAACGACAAGGACTTCGAAAACAACATGGTCACCGTTCGCGCCGAGCAGCGCCTGGCGCTGGCCATCTACCGTGGCGAGGCCTTCGTTACCGGCCCGCTGACCGGCAGCGGTTCGTAA
- a CDS encoding peptidase: protein MKHKIQSRGLRSEMSPRALDKWNPAIQAAVENTSETITIYGVIGEDWYGEGVTVKRIDAALRAIGDREVTVYINSPGGDMFEGIAIYNRLREHSQKVTTKVLGMAASAASIIYLAGTERQVASSAFLMIHNCWTFLSGNRHYLRDVADDMQEFDAAMADLYAETSGQPVEDMAELMDDETFIRGKRALELGLATGLLAATEVTERETEETGQANALKAMDAALAKAGMPRSERRELFATFKSGMPRAASGDTPRAVPTGTPSAAAPDLSASLSAATNLLNSLKGK, encoded by the coding sequence ATGAAACACAAGATCCAGTCTCGCGGCCTGCGCAGCGAGATGAGCCCGCGTGCGCTCGACAAATGGAACCCCGCCATCCAGGCGGCCGTGGAAAACACCTCGGAAACCATCACCATCTACGGCGTGATCGGCGAGGACTGGTACGGGGAGGGCGTGACCGTCAAACGCATCGATGCGGCGCTACGCGCGATCGGCGACCGCGAGGTGACGGTGTACATCAACTCGCCCGGCGGCGACATGTTCGAAGGCATCGCCATCTACAACCGCCTGCGCGAGCACAGCCAGAAGGTCACCACCAAGGTACTAGGCATGGCCGCCAGCGCGGCCTCGATCATCTACCTGGCCGGTACCGAACGCCAGGTGGCCAGCAGCGCTTTCCTGATGATCCACAACTGCTGGACCTTCCTCTCTGGAAATCGCCACTACCTGCGCGATGTGGCAGACGACATGCAGGAATTCGACGCTGCCATGGCCGACCTCTACGCCGAGACCAGCGGCCAGCCCGTCGAGGACATGGCTGAGCTGATGGATGACGAGACGTTCATTCGCGGCAAGCGCGCGCTGGAGCTGGGGCTGGCCACCGGTCTCCTGGCAGCGACCGAGGTGACCGAGCGCGAGACCGAGGAAACCGGCCAAGCCAATGCCCTCAAGGCCATGGACGCAGCCCTGGCCAAGGCCGGCATGCCGCGTTCCGAGCGCCGCGAACTCTTCGCCACTTTCAAGTCTGGCATGCCTCGCGCTGCCAGCGGGGACACGCCGCGCGCTGTTCCGACCGGCACGCCGAGCGCTGCCGCGCCAGACCTCTCCGCCTCACTGAGCGCGGCAACCAATCTTCTCAATTCTCTGAAAGGAAAGTGA
- a CDS encoding portal protein: MIKTLSQALGTAAAKPSASMSSWLGKSIRLSDGGFWSAFTGAQSSSGKAVTVDKAMRLSAVWACVRIISTSVAGLPLSIYRRLPDGGRETARDFPLYDVVHNSPNEDMAAFHFWQAVVASMLLWGNAYCEIHRAGGRVIALDFLMPSRVTPEADDDGRLRYFFQPRKGARREIARDDMLHIPAFTLDGRMGLSAIRYGADVFGSAMSADDAANTTFKNGMMPTVAFSVDKTLNPTQRADFRDYVKTISGALNAGKSPVLEQGVKPEMIGINPADAQLLESRGHSIEEICRWFGVPPWMVMKTDKGSNWGTGLEQQQIAFLTYCIMTYTAPIEQCVNKRCMTAVDRIKHYSEFSLEAFLRADSAGRAAYLSTMGQNGYMTRNEGRHKENLPSMPGGDILTVQSNLVPLDQLGKQNDSQAARAALMNWLQSNSGE; this comes from the coding sequence GTGATTAAAACCCTCTCTCAAGCGCTCGGCACTGCCGCCGCCAAGCCCTCGGCAAGCATGAGCAGCTGGCTGGGCAAGAGCATTCGGTTGTCGGACGGCGGGTTCTGGAGTGCCTTTACCGGTGCCCAGTCCAGTAGCGGAAAGGCGGTCACGGTCGACAAGGCCATGCGCCTGTCGGCGGTCTGGGCCTGCGTGCGCATCATTTCCACCTCGGTCGCAGGTTTGCCGCTCAGCATCTACCGGCGCCTCCCGGACGGCGGGCGTGAGACGGCCCGAGACTTCCCGCTCTACGACGTGGTGCACAACAGCCCGAACGAGGACATGGCGGCCTTCCACTTCTGGCAGGCGGTCGTCGCTTCGATGCTGCTGTGGGGCAATGCCTACTGTGAGATTCACCGGGCCGGCGGGCGGGTCATCGCGCTGGACTTCCTGATGCCCTCGCGGGTGACCCCGGAGGCGGACGACGATGGTCGGTTGCGCTACTTCTTCCAGCCGCGCAAAGGCGCCCGCCGGGAGATCGCCCGGGACGACATGCTGCACATCCCGGCCTTCACCCTGGATGGCCGGATGGGTCTGTCGGCGATTCGCTACGGCGCCGATGTGTTTGGCTCGGCCATGTCGGCCGACGATGCGGCCAACACCACCTTCAAGAACGGGATGATGCCCACCGTCGCTTTCTCGGTGGACAAGACGCTCAACCCGACGCAGCGTGCCGATTTCCGCGACTACGTCAAGACGATCTCCGGCGCACTGAATGCGGGTAAAAGTCCCGTGCTCGAGCAGGGCGTGAAGCCCGAGATGATCGGCATCAACCCGGCCGACGCTCAACTGCTCGAATCGCGCGGGCACAGCATCGAGGAGATCTGCCGATGGTTCGGCGTGCCGCCCTGGATGGTGATGAAGACCGACAAGGGCAGCAACTGGGGCACCGGTCTTGAGCAGCAGCAGATCGCCTTCCTGACCTACTGCATCATGACCTACACGGCGCCGATCGAACAGTGCGTCAATAAGCGCTGCATGACGGCGGTGGACAGGATCAAGCACTACTCGGAATTCTCGCTGGAAGCCTTCCTACGCGCTGACAGCGCTGGTCGTGCCGCCTACCTCAGCACCATGGGCCAAAACGGCTACATGACCCGAAACGAAGGTCGGCACAAAGAGAACCTGCCCAGCATGCCCGGCGGCGACATCCTCACCGTGCAATCGAACCTGGTACCGCTTGACCAACTGGGCAAACAAAACGACAGCCAAGCCGCGCGCGCGGCGCTGATGAACTGGCTCCAAAGCAACTCCGGGGAGTAA
- a CDS encoding terminase, which produces MEWTTACPDWEQRIVARQSLIPFEPLFPTEAAESLDVFGALRMVDATGSPLMCETVRPWVNEFVGAIFGAYDPESGRRMISEFMLLISKKNGKSTIAAGIMLTALILNWRTSGEFIILAPTKEIADNSYVPIRDMVRADEELSALLKVQDHIRTVTHLNTGATLKVVAADSETVSGKKAIGVFIDELWVFGKRANAEAMLREATGGLASRPEGFIIWATTQSDAPPAGVFKQKLMYARKVRDGEIHDPSFLPVLYEFPKAMLDAGAHREFSNAYVTNPNLGLSVDEPFIERGYTQAQLDGEESFRGFLAKHLNVEIGLALLSDRWAGSDFWEQQASELCRTLEDLIERCEVIDIGIDGGGLDDLLGLAGVGRERGTRRWLTWTHAWAHPSVLERRKAEAPRIRDFAKDGHLTLVERIGDDIEEVAQLVAQVEQAGLLDKVGLDPAGVGAILDALEAVGIPREKIDGISQGWRLGGAIKTAERKLAEGTLLHGGQPMMAWCCGNAKVEPRGNSILITKQASGSAKIDPLMALFNAVTLMALNPEGQGGMENFMAGIRDPLIA; this is translated from the coding sequence ATGGAGTGGACAACCGCATGCCCCGACTGGGAGCAGCGCATCGTTGCGCGCCAGAGTCTGATCCCCTTCGAGCCGTTGTTTCCCACCGAGGCGGCTGAGTCGCTGGACGTGTTCGGCGCACTGCGCATGGTCGATGCCACTGGCAGTCCGCTGATGTGCGAGACGGTCCGGCCCTGGGTCAATGAGTTCGTCGGCGCCATTTTCGGGGCGTATGACCCCGAGAGCGGGCGCCGGATGATCAGCGAGTTCATGCTGCTGATCAGCAAGAAGAACGGCAAATCCACGATCGCGGCCGGCATCATGCTGACCGCGCTAATTCTCAATTGGCGGACCTCAGGCGAATTCATCATCCTGGCCCCGACCAAGGAGATCGCCGACAACTCCTACGTCCCAATCCGGGACATGGTTCGAGCGGATGAGGAGCTGTCAGCGCTGCTGAAGGTGCAAGACCACATCCGCACTGTCACGCATCTGAACACCGGAGCCACGTTGAAGGTGGTCGCCGCCGACAGCGAGACGGTGTCCGGCAAGAAGGCCATCGGCGTGTTCATCGACGAGCTGTGGGTGTTCGGTAAGCGGGCCAACGCCGAGGCGATGCTGCGTGAAGCCACTGGTGGCCTGGCCTCACGCCCTGAAGGCTTCATCATCTGGGCGACCACCCAGTCCGATGCGCCACCGGCGGGGGTCTTCAAGCAGAAGCTGATGTATGCCCGCAAGGTGCGCGACGGCGAGATCCATGATCCGTCATTCCTGCCAGTGCTGTACGAGTTCCCCAAGGCGATGCTCGATGCTGGCGCACACCGGGAATTCTCCAATGCCTACGTCACCAACCCCAACCTTGGGCTGTCGGTCGACGAACCGTTCATTGAGCGCGGCTACACGCAGGCTCAGCTCGACGGCGAAGAGTCGTTCCGCGGCTTCCTGGCCAAGCACCTCAACGTCGAGATCGGCCTGGCGCTGCTCTCGGACCGATGGGCAGGTTCTGACTTCTGGGAGCAGCAGGCCTCCGAGCTGTGCCGAACGCTGGAAGACCTGATCGAGCGCTGCGAGGTGATCGACATCGGCATTGACGGCGGCGGCCTGGATGACTTGCTCGGCCTGGCGGGAGTCGGGCGCGAGCGAGGCACACGTCGCTGGCTGACCTGGACGCACGCCTGGGCGCACCCCTCGGTGCTCGAGCGGCGAAAGGCCGAAGCGCCGCGCATCCGCGACTTTGCCAAGGATGGACACCTGACCCTGGTCGAGCGCATCGGTGACGACATCGAGGAGGTGGCGCAGCTGGTGGCGCAGGTCGAGCAGGCCGGCCTGCTGGACAAGGTCGGCCTGGACCCGGCCGGCGTCGGTGCGATTCTCGATGCGCTCGAGGCTGTAGGTATCCCGCGCGAAAAGATCGACGGTATTTCACAGGGCTGGCGCCTGGGCGGGGCAATCAAGACCGCCGAGCGCAAGCTGGCCGAGGGCACGCTGCTGCACGGTGGCCAGCCGATGATGGCCTGGTGCTGCGGTAACGCCAAGGTCGAGCCGCGCGGCAACTCGATCCTCATCACCAAGCAGGCCAGCGGCTCGGCAAAAATCGACCCGCTGATGGCGCTCTTCAACGCTGTGACGCTGATGGCTCTCAATCCAGAGGGGCAGGGCGGCATGGAAAACTTCATGGCCGGCATTCGGGATCCACTGATCGCATGA
- a CDS encoding terminase: MALTPKKRAFIEALREGASNRDAAIAAGCPEKTASAAGSRLAKDPDVIAELHKLEALGLLPPVVKSVKADVKAPPAKPPKPAKEPAPVDPDPADAAEPPEAEPAGFDLAQVLLHRDPKDFLLSVMNDLGTEPKLRVDAAKALMPFVHQRKGEGGKKEQAKQKAAEVGAGKFGTRRGPLKAVK; the protein is encoded by the coding sequence ATGGCTTTAACACCCAAAAAGCGCGCGTTCATCGAAGCGCTTAGGGAAGGTGCGTCCAATCGAGACGCAGCCATTGCAGCCGGATGCCCCGAAAAGACGGCGTCTGCGGCCGGTTCGAGGCTCGCAAAAGACCCTGATGTGATCGCCGAATTGCACAAGCTGGAAGCGCTCGGCCTGCTCCCGCCAGTTGTTAAAAGTGTTAAAGCGGATGTTAAAGCTCCGCCTGCCAAGCCGCCCAAGCCGGCGAAGGAACCGGCGCCGGTTGACCCTGATCCTGCTGATGCTGCCGAGCCTCCAGAGGCGGAACCCGCCGGGTTCGACCTGGCGCAGGTGCTCCTGCATCGAGACCCGAAGGACTTCCTGCTGTCGGTGATGAACGACCTGGGTACCGAGCCGAAGCTGCGCGTCGATGCGGCCAAGGCACTGATGCCGTTCGTGCACCAGCGCAAGGGCGAGGGCGGCAAGAAGGAGCAGGCCAAGCAAAAGGCAGCTGAGGTCGGCGCTGGCAAGTTCGGCACGCGGCGCGGTCCGCTCAAGGCGGTGAAGTGA
- a CDS encoding HNH endonuclease: MARLKTISPRLKEGTDSRIKTVTPGSWRSGKTSSQRGYDYRWQKARERYLEEHPLCAYCEKIGRTTAARIVDHIVPHRGDRELFWNQANWQPLCKPCHDSVKQAEETAGLA, translated from the coding sequence ATGGCCAGGCTCAAGACGATCAGTCCACGGCTCAAGGAAGGCACCGACAGCCGCATCAAGACCGTCACACCAGGCAGCTGGCGCAGTGGCAAGACCAGCTCACAGCGTGGGTACGACTACCGCTGGCAGAAGGCGCGGGAGCGATACCTCGAAGAGCATCCGCTGTGTGCCTACTGCGAGAAGATCGGTCGCACGACCGCCGCTCGCATTGTCGACCACATCGTTCCACACCGAGGAGACCGTGAACTCTTCTGGAATCAGGCGAATTGGCAGCCGCTCTGCAAGCCATGCCACGACTCGGTCAAGCAGGCCGAGGAAACCGCCGGGTTGGCGTAG
- a CDS encoding chemotaxis protein — MDPTDLGPGTATWLGGTGTVLLGAFLWLRKFLSKDAADRAMDNADIGTVRRLNELLDSEREARKQAEARADQFAKERNDLAALVGRMEGKIEALTSQVGQLTERVTLQSEEISRLRAQLGGAR; from the coding sequence ATGGACCCGACCGACCTCGGCCCAGGCACAGCCACCTGGCTGGGCGGCACGGGCACTGTACTGCTGGGCGCTTTTCTCTGGTTGCGCAAATTCCTCTCGAAGGACGCAGCCGACCGCGCCATGGACAACGCCGACATTGGTACCGTCCGCCGTCTGAATGAACTGCTCGACTCTGAGCGCGAGGCCCGCAAACAGGCTGAAGCGCGTGCCGACCAGTTCGCCAAAGAGCGGAATGACCTGGCCGCCCTGGTTGGTCGCATGGAAGGCAAGATCGAAGCCCTCACCAGCCAGGTGGGGCAGCTCACCGAACGCGTGACACTTCAAAGCGAGGAGATCTCGCGCCTACGCGCCCAACTCGGAGGTGCCCGATAA
- a CDS encoding nuclease, translated as MITQKPPFRNPGPRKRPADHEGQEQAALIKEIELRYPAVAKLIYHVPNGGHRHKLVAIKLKAQGVRAGVPDLVLPMARGGYFGLYIEFKATPPNDAEISPSQHSCIQALNEQGYLAVVCRGHFEAMQTLRAYLALAPTPRVAA; from the coding sequence GTGATCACTCAGAAGCCACCGTTTCGCAACCCAGGCCCACGCAAGCGCCCGGCTGATCATGAAGGCCAGGAACAGGCCGCGCTGATCAAAGAGATCGAGCTGCGTTACCCGGCCGTGGCCAAGCTGATCTACCACGTTCCCAACGGCGGACACCGGCACAAGCTGGTGGCGATCAAGCTCAAGGCCCAGGGCGTGCGTGCGGGCGTTCCCGACCTGGTGCTGCCGATGGCGCGCGGTGGGTACTTCGGCCTGTACATCGAGTTCAAGGCCACGCCGCCGAATGACGCAGAGATCAGTCCCTCCCAGCACAGCTGCATCCAGGCGCTGAACGAGCAGGGGTACCTGGCCGTGGTGTGCCGTGGCCACTTCGAAGCGATGCAGACGCTTAGGGCTTACTTGGCGCTGGCGCCGACGCCACGGGTGGCAGCATGA
- a CDS encoding Replication protein P, with amino-acid sequence MGNIPAPAAPAQPKKLDPGTINVVNSLFRELQAIFPAWKQAWPDDLALGAAKRSWMKAFMDAQIHDIDQIVFGIQRCRALGSPFAPSAGEFIAMCLPTAESLGIPSHNLAFREALVNLHPSRSGARTWSHEAVRHAALQCEMYNLADLLPEKARAVFDRAYDITIRALVEGRPLEPVLTGIGHDSQKTELQLAEEYGEWRLGQAMSRQAIPSNPQACRALLLAKLNIKRGPVAGKECK; translated from the coding sequence ATGGGGAACATACCTGCGCCGGCAGCCCCGGCCCAGCCCAAGAAGCTGGACCCAGGCACTATCAACGTGGTGAACAGCTTGTTCCGCGAGCTGCAGGCCATCTTCCCTGCCTGGAAACAGGCCTGGCCGGATGATCTGGCCTTGGGCGCGGCCAAGCGCAGCTGGATGAAGGCGTTCATGGACGCGCAGATACACGACATCGACCAGATCGTTTTCGGCATCCAGCGTTGCCGTGCCCTTGGCAGCCCTTTCGCACCGAGCGCTGGCGAGTTCATCGCCATGTGCTTGCCCACAGCCGAATCGTTGGGCATCCCGAGCCACAACCTGGCATTTCGTGAGGCGCTGGTGAACCTGCACCCGAGTCGGTCTGGCGCCCGCACCTGGTCCCATGAAGCTGTGCGTCACGCCGCCCTGCAATGCGAGATGTACAACCTGGCCGACCTGCTGCCGGAGAAGGCGCGCGCCGTGTTCGACCGGGCTTATGACATCACCATCCGAGCGCTGGTCGAGGGCCGTCCACTCGAGCCGGTGCTGACCGGGATCGGCCACGACAGCCAGAAAACCGAGCTGCAGCTGGCCGAGGAGTACGGCGAGTGGCGCCTGGGCCAGGCCATGAGCCGCCAGGCGATCCCCTCCAACCCTCAAGCCTGCCGCGCGCTGCTGCTGGCCAAGTTGAATATCAAGCGCGGTCCTGTGGCCGGCAAGGAGTGCAAGTGA
- a CDS encoding repressor yields the protein MSTLQERLRQIMAGPPKVSQAALARACKVKPPSVHDWLSGKTKTIEGQNLLAAADFLRVSPTWLATGRGPMKRGSSQEPEPSNVELTLQPTRAFSYPEISWVQAGSAREAIDMGNVALCPQHTSDVWAGEDAFWLRVSGNSMTSTSGTSFPEGTIILVAPDIEPRSGQFVVARMIDSNEATFKQLIRDAGELYLKPLNSAYPTKAVDDTWEVVGTVVDGKMPKSVFMV from the coding sequence ATGAGCACACTTCAAGAACGACTCCGACAAATCATGGCCGGGCCGCCCAAGGTTTCGCAGGCCGCGCTAGCCCGCGCCTGCAAGGTGAAGCCGCCGTCCGTGCACGACTGGCTTTCCGGCAAGACCAAGACCATTGAGGGGCAGAACCTGCTTGCGGCAGCGGATTTTCTGCGCGTATCGCCTACTTGGCTTGCCACCGGAAGAGGGCCGATGAAACGTGGCTCCTCGCAGGAGCCTGAGCCTTCTAACGTTGAGCTGACCCTTCAGCCCACAAGGGCTTTCTCGTATCCAGAAATCAGCTGGGTTCAAGCCGGCAGTGCCAGGGAGGCGATCGACATGGGAAATGTAGCGCTGTGCCCGCAGCACACCTCGGACGTATGGGCTGGCGAGGATGCTTTCTGGCTGCGCGTTTCAGGCAACTCGATGACGTCCACCTCTGGCACGTCTTTCCCTGAGGGCACTATCATCCTGGTAGCACCAGACATTGAGCCCAGATCCGGGCAGTTCGTGGTGGCCAGGATGATCGACTCGAACGAAGCGACCTTCAAGCAGCTGATTCGAGATGCGGGCGAGCTTTACCTGAAGCCACTGAACAGCGCCTACCCCACCAAGGCTGTGGACGACACATGGGAGGTTGTAGGGACCGTGGTTGACGGCAAAATGCCCAAGTCGGTGTTCATGGTGTAG
- a CDS encoding single-stranded DNA-binding protein: MARGVNKVILIGTCGQDPDVRYLPNGNAVTSLSLATSEQWTDKQSGQKVERTEWHRVSLFGRLAEIAGEYLRKGSQVYVEGKLQTREWEKDGIKRYTTEIIVDMQGRMQLLGGRQDDQGGGQQQGRQQQARQQQRPQQRQQQSQNNGQYQQHQQGMDGPDSPNFDDDIPFKPLHHLSGA, encoded by the coding sequence ATGGCCCGTGGAGTAAACAAAGTCATCCTAATCGGCACCTGCGGCCAGGATCCCGACGTCCGCTACCTGCCGAACGGAAACGCGGTCACCAGCCTGAGCCTGGCCACCAGCGAGCAGTGGACCGACAAGCAGTCCGGTCAGAAGGTCGAGCGCACCGAGTGGCACCGCGTCTCGCTGTTCGGGCGCCTGGCCGAGATCGCCGGCGAGTACCTGCGCAAGGGCTCGCAGGTGTACGTCGAGGGTAAGCTGCAAACCCGCGAGTGGGAGAAGGACGGCATCAAGCGATACACCACCGAGATCATCGTGGACATGCAGGGCAGGATGCAGCTGCTCGGCGGTCGCCAGGATGACCAGGGTGGCGGTCAGCAGCAAGGTCGCCAGCAGCAGGCGCGGCAGCAACAACGACCCCAGCAGCGTCAGCAGCAGAGCCAGAACAATGGGCAGTACCAGCAGCACCAGCAGGGTATGGACGGCCCGGACAGCCCGAACTTCGACGACGACATCCCCTTCAAGCCGCTCCATCACCTCTCAGGTGCATAG